The genome window GCTCTTTGTAACGCTTCTGGAAGTCGGCACCTTGGGCCATCTTAGATAGCGCCTTACCAGCCTCAGAACAAGTGACATTCACAACTGCATCACCAGCCAATTCAGCCAGCTTCTCAGTACACATGCCATCGCCACCAATAATCTTGGCTTTAATACCCAATTCAGCAGCTTGCTTTGTGAGAGGACCGCCAGTCGCATCCATGCCGCCATACATAATGACGTCCGGTTTGCTGCCTTTAATTTTGGTCAGAATAGCCTTGAAGTCGGTTGCCTTATTGTTGCTAGCTTCACGCGTCACTACCTTTAAGCCAGCAGCCTTTACTGTTTTCTCAAACTCATCAGCCAAACCTTTCCCGTATTGGGTAGAGTCATCAATGATGGCTACAGTCTTTGCCTTCAAAGTCTTCACAACATAATCAGCTAAGGCTGGTCCCTGTTGAGCGTCCGTTGCTACAAGACGATAGGTTGTTTTAAAGCCTTGCTTGGTGTAATCAGGATTAGTGGCAGATGGAGAGATCTGGGTAATACCTGCATCGCTATAGATTTTTGAAGCAGGAATACTAGTGCCAGAGTTTAAGTGGCCGACCACGCCAACCACTTTTGCATCTACTAACTTTTGCGCAACTTGCGTCGCTGTTTTTGGATCTTCAGCATCATCTTCAGGAACTAAAGTCAGAACCACTTTCTTGCCATCAATCGTCAAACCAGCTTTATTGATTTCCTCAAGCGCCAAACGTGCGCCATTCTCGTTATCTTTACCCAAGTGAGCGATAGGGCCAGTTAATGGGGCTACGTGACCAATCTTGACCTCAATTCCATCCGCGGGAGTAGCTGCTGTCTTATCCCCACCCTTGCCACAACCGACCAGCATTAATGTCGCTGCCGACAAGGCAATAGCACTTTTCATTAAATTCACTTTTGACGCTTTTGAATTAATCATCTACGGCTCCTTTGTTATGAATCAATATTTCAGTCAACTAAATTTTTAGGCAAAGAGAAGGTGACATCCTCCACCACGCCTGATAGGGCACGCACACTGCGGGGGCCAAATTCTTG of Polynucleobacter sp. AP-Titi-500A-B4 contains these proteins:
- a CDS encoding branched-chain amino acid ABC transporter substrate-binding protein, with translation MINSKASKVNLMKSAIALSAATLMLVGCGKGGDKTAATPADGIEVKIGHVAPLTGPIAHLGKDNENGARLALEEINKAGLTIDGKKVVLTLVPEDDAEDPKTATQVAQKLVDAKVVGVVGHLNSGTSIPASKIYSDAGITQISPSATNPDYTKQGFKTTYRLVATDAQQGPALADYVVKTLKAKTVAIIDDSTQYGKGLADEFEKTVKAAGLKVVTREASNNKATDFKAILTKIKGSKPDVIMYGGMDATGGPLTKQAAELGIKAKIIGGDGMCTEKLAELAGDAVVNVTCSEAGKALSKMAQGADFQKRYKERFNSDVQIYAPFTYDAVYVLVDAMKRANSTDPAKILVVMPDTKMNGLVGNIAFDNKGDMKEGVITLYDFKDKKKTVLDVINM